A stretch of Methanosphaerula palustris E1-9c DNA encodes these proteins:
- a CDS encoding threonyl-tRNA synthetase editing domain-containing protein: MRILSIHASSMWYHATRKTKLAEPIIVREDRMEECVVLFCCIEKLDENNPDRVIMSAHQNILQRLDNLKVRKVLIYPYAHLTSSLGSPQVALSILKGLKDIFQSEQIEVKRAPFGWYKEFEIRGKGHPLADLSMTICPYEGTECDFTCPYCHHPFQEADAEEVGRQSADHAGIYSERQAKIGEKR, translated from the coding sequence ATGAGAATCCTCTCCATCCATGCGTCTTCGATGTGGTACCATGCAACCAGAAAGACAAAACTAGCGGAGCCCATAATCGTCCGCGAGGACCGGATGGAGGAATGTGTCGTCCTCTTCTGTTGCATCGAGAAACTCGATGAGAATAACCCTGATCGTGTGATCATGAGTGCGCATCAGAATATTCTCCAGCGACTCGACAACCTCAAAGTCAGGAAAGTGTTGATCTATCCCTATGCACACCTGACGAGTTCACTCGGGTCGCCCCAGGTGGCGCTCTCGATTCTCAAAGGACTCAAAGATATATTTCAGAGTGAACAGATAGAAGTGAAACGGGCACCATTTGGCTGGTACAAGGAGTTCGAGATCAGAGGCAAGGGACACCCGCTCGCCGATCTCTCGATGACGATCTGCCCCTATGAAGGGACCGAATGTGATTTCACCTGCCCGTACTGCCATCACCCCTTTCAGGAAGCGGATGCGGAAGAGGTCGGCCGGCAGTCCGCCGACCATGCAGGAATCTATTCTGAACGACAGGCAAAAATCGGAGAAAAGAGATGA
- a CDS encoding threonyl-tRNA synthetase editing domain-containing protein, which translates to MPAKIPEYTEDRIHMKLLMFNTHEFWFRTFKNSLNEDNDEDIEKTVENSLVIFIHIEENDIERKERLVKKATDNITWLAKKTGRKRVVLHSFAHLSDSKSESTGAQDIFLALQEKLISRGLDTTMTPFGYLNEFRIQVLGDSLAKVWKSL; encoded by the coding sequence ATGCCGGCAAAGATCCCGGAATATACAGAGGATCGGATTCACATGAAACTGCTAATGTTCAATACCCACGAGTTCTGGTTCAGGACATTCAAGAATAGTCTGAACGAGGATAACGATGAGGATATAGAGAAAACAGTAGAAAATTCCCTTGTCATCTTCATCCATATTGAAGAGAACGATATAGAGAGAAAAGAACGGCTTGTCAAAAAAGCCACAGATAACATCACCTGGCTCGCAAAAAAGACCGGTCGAAAGAGAGTTGTTCTCCATTCGTTCGCTCACCTATCTGATAGCAAGTCCGAAAGTACTGGTGCCCAAGATATTTTTCTGGCACTTCAGGAGAAACTCATAAGCCGGGGACTGGATACAACCATGACCCCCTTCGGGTATCTCAACGAGTTCAGGATACAGGTTCTCGGCGATTCACTGGCGAAAGTCTGGAAATCTCTGTGA
- the metX gene encoding homoserine O-acetyltransferase MetX translates to MIRGSPGSVTTQYYYHSSPLVLEGGETLPSLTIAYETYGKLNRDKNNAILICHALSGDAHVAGFHENDKKPGWWDSMVGPGKAFDTDRYYVICSNVIGGCQGSTGPSSINPVTDKAYGATFPVITIRDMVQAQKLLVDHLGIKQLYAVAGGSMGGMQALQWTVSFPDLMKKAIVIAATGSSTPQQIAFNEVGRKAITSDPEWNNGNYYHSKTDEAQGPVKGLALARMVGHITYLSDESMISKFGRSLQEKDRIGFDFSTDFAVESYLHHQGDTFTHRFDANSYLYITKAIDYFDLTDDGSLAKGLAGIHASFLVISVSSDWLYPPYQSQEIVSALTANDRKVRYSEIHSKFGHDGFLLESGQINYLISQFLSRTVVGDVMIRDFPTIEEGATTAVTARRLVNKEVNHLPVLSRSDRLVGIVTSWDIANAVAKNFLWLDEIMSKNVITTAPDEPIESAAKKMEEHSISALPVVDADQHLIGLITSDAISMLIGRGTG, encoded by the coding sequence ATGATCAGAGGGTCCCCAGGATCTGTAACAACACAGTATTATTATCATTCCTCACCGCTCGTACTTGAGGGTGGGGAGACCCTCCCTTCTCTCACCATTGCTTACGAAACCTACGGCAAACTTAATCGCGACAAGAATAATGCAATTCTCATCTGCCACGCCCTTTCGGGTGACGCTCATGTCGCAGGATTCCATGAGAACGATAAGAAGCCGGGATGGTGGGATTCCATGGTCGGTCCAGGGAAAGCTTTCGATACAGACCGGTATTATGTGATCTGCTCGAACGTAATCGGCGGGTGTCAGGGATCGACCGGTCCTTCCTCGATCAATCCTGTGACCGACAAAGCCTATGGAGCAACGTTTCCAGTTATCACCATCAGGGATATGGTTCAGGCCCAGAAACTGCTCGTCGACCATCTCGGAATCAAACAGTTGTATGCAGTGGCAGGTGGATCGATGGGGGGTATGCAGGCACTCCAGTGGACGGTGAGCTTCCCGGACCTGATGAAAAAGGCGATCGTAATCGCAGCGACAGGCTCATCCACACCCCAGCAGATCGCATTCAACGAAGTCGGAAGAAAGGCGATTACCTCAGACCCCGAATGGAACAATGGAAATTATTACCATTCAAAAACGGATGAAGCGCAGGGTCCGGTCAAGGGCCTCGCGCTCGCTCGAATGGTCGGCCATATCACCTATCTCTCCGATGAGTCGATGATTTCGAAGTTCGGACGCTCCCTTCAGGAGAAGGATCGGATCGGGTTCGATTTCTCGACGGATTTTGCCGTTGAGAGTTATCTCCACCATCAGGGTGATACGTTCACCCATCGGTTCGATGCCAACTCGTACCTCTATATCACCAAGGCGATCGACTACTTTGACCTGACAGATGACGGTTCTCTCGCAAAAGGGCTTGCAGGAATACACGCTTCATTCCTCGTCATATCAGTCTCCTCCGATTGGCTCTACCCTCCATACCAGTCGCAGGAGATCGTATCGGCACTGACGGCAAACGACCGCAAAGTCAGGTACAGCGAGATCCACTCGAAATTCGGCCATGACGGTTTCCTGCTGGAATCCGGCCAGATCAATTACCTGATCTCCCAGTTCCTCTCGAGAACCGTCGTCGGGGATGTCATGATAAGAGATTTCCCGACCATCGAGGAAGGGGCGACAACTGCGGTGACAGCACGGCGATTGGTCAACAAGGAGGTCAATCACCTGCCCGTATTATCTCGAAGCGATCGATTGGTGGGGATCGTCACATCATGGGATATCGCAAACGCTGTGGCAAAGAATTTCCTCTGGCTGGATGAGATCATGTCAAAGAATGTCATCACGACTGCCCCAGATGAACCAATCGAATCTGCTGCAAAGAAGATGGAAGAGCATTCCATCTCGGCCTTACCCGTTGTCGATGCCGATCAGCATCTCATCGGCCTCATCACCAGTGATGCAATCAGTATGCTCATTGGGAGGGGAACCGGATGA
- a CDS encoding transcriptional regulator, whose translation MDAPCQRIVWDVLPAIRAAIVVELVKCEVSQVEAARMLGIAPSAVSQYLSGKRGYRIEFEDDVKKAINSLARDLIDKKEQVKVTERICAICRQLREGEGGCAEPVPKQ comes from the coding sequence ATGGACGCACCTTGTCAGCGAATAGTCTGGGATGTGCTGCCGGCAATTCGGGCTGCAATCGTCGTTGAACTCGTCAAGTGTGAGGTCTCCCAGGTTGAAGCAGCTCGAATGCTCGGGATTGCACCGTCTGCAGTCTCGCAGTACCTCTCCGGTAAACGTGGGTACAGGATAGAATTCGAAGACGATGTAAAGAAGGCGATCAACTCGCTGGCACGGGATCTCATCGACAAGAAAGAACAGGTCAAGGTTACCGAACGTATCTGTGCTATCTGTCGACAGCTCCGCGAAGGTGAGGGCGGATGTGCCGAACCAGTCCCAAAACAGTAA
- a CDS encoding ABC transporter substrate-binding protein yields the protein MSAQQSLRIGHLSTMYHTAFLLRGSQILEDRGIEATWKLFPSGPDIIKAMQAGTLDLGYIGLPPVIIGIDHGLPLACIAGGHIEGTIIIAGEEILPLTAFCSMSEFLEQFSGKAIGTPPQGSIHDVIVRELLREHSIDDVAVKNYPWADFLPDALAKGEIAAAAGTPALAVTARRYGRANLMVPPDKIWPFNPSYGIVVMRRMLEQKDLLLHFLSAHEDACELIRHDPRSAAGIVARTTGMVDLEFVMDTYGISPKYCASLPPEYISSTLKFMRTLYELGYISQHVGEDAIFEPSLIRSIHPGPHHYNDGILH from the coding sequence ATGTCTGCTCAACAATCTCTCAGAATCGGCCATCTTTCAACGATGTACCATACTGCATTCCTGCTGCGAGGCTCGCAGATTCTCGAAGATCGCGGCATTGAAGCGACCTGGAAACTATTTCCATCTGGCCCTGACATCATCAAGGCCATGCAGGCCGGGACCCTTGATCTTGGATATATCGGTCTCCCCCCAGTGATCATCGGGATCGATCACGGGCTGCCCCTTGCCTGCATCGCAGGCGGACATATTGAGGGTACGATCATCATCGCCGGTGAGGAGATCCTTCCTCTTACTGCGTTTTGCAGCATGTCCGAGTTTCTCGAACAGTTCTCCGGTAAAGCGATCGGCACCCCTCCACAGGGATCCATCCACGATGTTATTGTTCGCGAGTTACTGCGGGAACACAGTATTGACGATGTTGCAGTGAAGAATTATCCCTGGGCAGACTTTCTTCCCGATGCTCTCGCTAAAGGGGAGATTGCTGCCGCTGCCGGTACCCCTGCCCTTGCTGTAACCGCACGGCGTTATGGGAGAGCGAATCTGATGGTTCCTCCGGATAAAATCTGGCCCTTCAATCCGAGCTATGGGATCGTGGTCATGCGGCGGATGCTTGAACAAAAGGATCTCCTCTTGCACTTCCTTTCTGCCCATGAAGACGCATGCGAACTGATCCGGCATGACCCGCGATCTGCAGCCGGCATTGTGGCGAGAACAACCGGCATGGTTGACTTGGAGTTTGTGATGGATACGTATGGCATATCCCCCAAGTACTGCGCCTCCCTCCCTCCAGAATACATCTCCTCCACCCTGAAGTTCATGCGCACCCTGTATGAACTGGGATATATCTCACAGCATGTGGGGGAAGATGCGATCTTTGAACCATCCCTGATCCGTTCAATCCACCCCGGCCCCCATCACTACAATGATGGGATCCTTCACTGA
- a CDS encoding DUF1890 domain-containing protein, protein MTGPPVTSEKGLIILGCPEASAQQALALHVAHNLKKRGAEVLIAGNPAVLNLLKVSDPEKHYITNTMTLEQCIGDVIENKRDCDLCVVFAHNDAAITYAATMRYLLPERKMVVIVFGKDPGPLADAIQFPCEIIVDRAVHNPMKLKTMINRVFGWDENHPT, encoded by the coding sequence ATGACGGGTCCCCCAGTAACATCGGAAAAAGGGCTCATTATTCTGGGGTGCCCGGAGGCTTCAGCACAACAGGCGCTCGCACTTCATGTGGCGCACAACCTGAAAAAGAGGGGGGCTGAAGTTCTCATTGCTGGCAACCCTGCCGTCCTCAATCTCTTGAAAGTCTCGGATCCGGAGAAGCATTACATCACGAATACGATGACCCTCGAACAGTGCATCGGTGACGTGATCGAGAATAAACGGGACTGCGATCTCTGTGTGGTCTTTGCACACAACGATGCAGCGATCACGTATGCGGCGACGATGCGCTATCTGTTGCCAGAACGCAAAATGGTCGTGATTGTCTTTGGAAAAGATCCCGGGCCGCTCGCAGATGCGATACAGTTTCCCTGCGAGATCATTGTCGACAGGGCCGTGCACAACCCGATGAAGTTGAAGACAATGATCAACAGGGTGTTCGGATGGGATGAGAACCATCCCACATAG
- the larE gene encoding ATP-dependent sacrificial sulfur transferase LarE, with translation MNIKEKTQTLKEIIASKGSMLVSYSGGVDSALLAVLATEVLGSNARCILLDSQVVPRAAIEEAQQIAQDYHLSLEIIPVPVMDDERFKKNPAERCYWCKKNSAEVLKWQKEILHFACIADGINVSDKGEHRPGLVASTEEGIIHPFLEASITKADIREIAQSFGLQFWNKPSAACLSSRIPYGDEITPHKLSMIEEAEAFLHLNGFSQCRVRMHGSIARLEITNDDLPELLSIRDCLVKTFKSIGFTYVTLDLEGYRSGSMDEVLLNGEDE, from the coding sequence ATGAATATCAAAGAAAAGACGCAAACGCTCAAAGAGATCATCGCATCAAAGGGGTCCATGCTCGTATCCTATTCTGGTGGAGTGGACAGCGCCCTGCTTGCGGTGCTCGCAACCGAGGTACTGGGCAGCAATGCCCGGTGTATACTGCTTGACAGTCAGGTGGTTCCACGCGCTGCAATCGAAGAAGCACAACAGATCGCACAGGATTATCATCTGTCACTGGAGATAATCCCAGTTCCAGTCATGGATGATGAACGATTTAAAAAAAATCCTGCAGAGCGTTGTTACTGGTGCAAAAAAAACTCAGCAGAGGTGCTGAAATGGCAAAAAGAGATCCTGCACTTCGCCTGCATTGCCGATGGCATCAATGTCTCCGATAAAGGCGAACACCGGCCCGGGCTCGTAGCAAGTACGGAAGAAGGGATCATCCACCCCTTTTTAGAGGCCAGCATTACTAAAGCAGACATACGCGAGATTGCACAATCTTTTGGATTGCAATTCTGGAATAAACCGTCAGCGGCCTGTCTCTCATCCCGCATTCCCTACGGGGATGAGATCACTCCTCATAAACTGAGTATGATCGAGGAGGCCGAAGCATTCCTGCACCTCAACGGGTTCTCTCAGTGCCGGGTCAGGATGCATGGATCCATCGCTCGCCTTGAAATCACGAACGACGATCTCCCAGAACTGCTGAGCATACGGGATTGTCTTGTAAAGACCTTTAAATCGATAGGATTTACCTATGTCACGCTCGATCTCGAAGGTTATCGCTCCGGGAGCATGGATGAAGTATTACTGAATGGGGAAGACGAATAA
- a CDS encoding cystathionine gamma-synthase produces the protein MGFDTKAIHAGEEPDLTGHPSGDVVVPIHLASTFARRDVDEPTGGFEYSRSGNPTRFALEQKLAAIENARFGLAFSSGLAAETTLCLSLLRGGDHVVAFDDLYGGTRRLFSQVFQEQFDIEFSFVDARDPENVKAAIRKNTRLIWLESPTNPLLRLCDIQEIAKIAHEAGALVVVDNTFASPYFQHPIERGADVVVHSTTKYINGHSDSVGGALITSDEDLNKKFRFHQNAAGAILSPFDSFLVSRGIKTLALRMERHEKNALLVAQFLSTHKKVVAVHYPGLASHPQYALARKQMTGFSGMLSFELKGGEAEAKTFLRNLRLFALGESLGGVESLIEHPATMTHASIPYAERQKVGVSDSLVRISVGIENVEDLIADLDQALGSI, from the coding sequence ATGGGGTTTGATACAAAAGCAATTCATGCCGGCGAAGAACCGGACCTTACAGGACATCCCAGCGGAGATGTCGTCGTTCCGATTCACCTGGCGTCCACATTTGCCCGCCGGGATGTCGATGAGCCAACCGGGGGCTTTGAATATTCCCGAAGCGGAAACCCCACGCGGTTTGCACTTGAACAGAAACTTGCTGCGATTGAGAACGCACGATTTGGCCTGGCATTCTCCTCAGGGCTGGCAGCCGAGACCACGCTCTGCCTGAGCCTGCTCAGGGGAGGCGATCATGTGGTCGCCTTTGACGATCTCTATGGAGGGACGAGGCGCCTTTTTAGCCAGGTGTTTCAGGAACAGTTCGATATCGAATTCTCGTTCGTCGACGCTCGGGACCCGGAGAATGTGAAGGCAGCGATCCGGAAAAACACCCGTCTCATATGGCTGGAGTCGCCGACAAATCCTTTACTGAGACTCTGTGATATTCAGGAGATCGCGAAAATCGCCCATGAAGCCGGGGCTCTCGTCGTCGTGGACAATACATTTGCAAGCCCGTATTTCCAGCATCCAATCGAACGAGGGGCGGACGTCGTGGTGCACAGCACGACCAAGTACATCAATGGCCACAGCGATTCGGTGGGCGGGGCGCTGATAACATCCGATGAAGACCTGAACAAAAAGTTCCGGTTTCACCAGAACGCGGCGGGGGCGATTCTCTCTCCGTTCGACAGTTTTCTCGTCTCCCGGGGGATCAAGACACTGGCATTGCGGATGGAACGGCATGAGAAGAATGCACTTCTGGTGGCGCAGTTCTTATCAACGCACAAAAAAGTTGTTGCAGTCCATTATCCGGGTCTTGCATCGCATCCCCAGTATGCACTGGCACGAAAACAGATGACCGGCTTCTCAGGTATGCTCTCCTTCGAACTGAAGGGCGGGGAGGCAGAGGCGAAGACGTTCCTCAGAAACCTGCGGTTATTCGCACTCGGAGAGAGCCTTGGTGGGGTCGAGTCCCTGATCGAGCACCCGGCAACAATGACCCATGCGTCCATTCCATATGCAGAACGCCAAAAAGTGGGCGTGAGCGATTCCCTGGTTCGGATCTCCGTAGGTATCGAAAACGTGGAAGATCTCATTGCAGATCTCGATCAGGCATTGGGATCCATCTGA
- a CDS encoding pyridoxal-phosphate dependent enzyme, whose product MRYYDNILELIGNTPLVRIRNVMPAGTRPLVLGKVESLNPGGSVKDRIAANMVFEAERTGQIHPGGTIVEPTSGNTGVGLAIAAASRGYRAIFTLPDKMSKDKEILLQVYGAEVIRTPTNVPPEDERSYYKVAERVGRETPGSFLPNQFENINNPAAHYATTGPEIWKDTDGRITHFIAGIGTGGTISGIGRYLKEKNPDIKIIGVDPEGSIYHHVFYGTEPESHPYKVEGTGEEFIPKTVDLTVIDDVIVVEDKDAFEMTRRLAREEGLLVGGTAGASMVAAASVAQNLSEDDLLVVLLPDTGRNYMTTIFNDDWMRENGFLDVI is encoded by the coding sequence ATGAGATATTATGACAATATTTTAGAATTGATCGGGAATACGCCGCTTGTTCGGATCAGGAATGTGATGCCGGCAGGAACACGTCCGCTGGTGCTTGGAAAAGTCGAGAGCCTCAACCCCGGGGGGAGTGTCAAGGACAGGATTGCCGCCAATATGGTCTTTGAGGCGGAACGAACCGGGCAGATCCATCCAGGGGGAACGATCGTCGAACCCACGTCAGGAAATACCGGGGTGGGGTTAGCGATTGCTGCTGCTTCACGCGGGTACCGGGCGATCTTTACCCTGCCAGATAAGATGAGCAAAGACAAGGAGATTCTGTTGCAGGTGTACGGCGCCGAGGTGATCAGGACGCCGACCAACGTGCCTCCTGAAGATGAACGCAGTTATTACAAGGTTGCTGAGAGAGTGGGGCGTGAAACACCGGGATCGTTCCTTCCAAACCAGTTTGAGAATATCAACAACCCTGCTGCGCATTATGCCACAACCGGTCCTGAGATCTGGAAGGATACCGACGGGCGTATCACCCATTTTATAGCCGGTATCGGGACAGGAGGCACCATATCTGGAATCGGGCGCTATCTCAAGGAGAAAAATCCGGATATAAAGATCATCGGGGTCGACCCCGAAGGCTCCATTTACCATCACGTTTTTTACGGGACCGAGCCGGAATCCCACCCCTACAAAGTTGAAGGGACCGGGGAGGAGTTCATCCCGAAGACCGTGGACCTGACCGTGATCGATGATGTGATCGTGGTTGAGGATAAAGATGCATTTGAGATGACCAGAAGGCTGGCTCGCGAGGAGGGGCTGCTGGTCGGCGGGACGGCCGGAGCTTCCATGGTTGCGGCAGCTTCTGTTGCACAGAATCTTTCAGAAGATGATCTCCTGGTGGTGCTGCTCCCGGATACCGGACGCAATTACATGACTACGATCTTCAACGATGATTGGATGAGAGAGAATGGATTTTTGGATGTGATTTAA
- the cysS gene encoding cysteine--tRNA ligase, translating to MELYSTLLRTVEPLVTLNPNRVSMFVCGPTVYDYSHLGHARTYVVFDVLAKYLRWTGKEVFYLQNITDVDDKIINRANAENVSQHDLSRRFEIEYLRDMRALGVDSVSYYARATTHIPEIINQVERLISRGAAYVTEGGVYFNVGTFEHNGELSHQHGTDRVSRITDETKQNSLDFALWKLGEFGEYTWDSPWGRGRPGWHIEDTAISEKYFGQQYDIHGGGLDLIFPHHEAEIAQMESLEGKHPMVRYWLHTGFLTVKGEKMSKSLGNFITIRDALKTWNKDVLRYFILLSHYSSPLQATDEGLDNAARALEHIRAVAQKDTGENPEGRKAFTDAMESDLNTPNALAAIQTLAASGDILALKEFGEILGINFLRETSAPLSILQEIRAELRANKQFAVADMIRERMVAAGITITDAPL from the coding sequence ATGGAATTATACAGTACGTTGTTGAGAACCGTAGAACCCCTCGTGACCCTCAATCCGAACAGGGTTTCGATGTTCGTCTGTGGTCCGACGGTGTATGACTACTCGCATCTGGGTCATGCCAGGACATATGTGGTCTTTGACGTACTGGCCAAATATCTTCGGTGGACTGGAAAGGAAGTCTTCTATCTTCAGAATATCACGGATGTGGATGACAAGATTATCAACCGTGCGAATGCGGAGAACGTTTCCCAGCACGATCTCTCAAGAAGGTTTGAGATTGAATATCTGAGGGATATGCGTGCTCTGGGGGTCGACTCGGTCAGTTATTATGCCCGTGCTACCACCCATATTCCGGAGATCATCAACCAGGTGGAGCGTCTGATCTCTCGTGGTGCGGCTTATGTCACCGAGGGAGGTGTCTACTTCAATGTGGGGACATTCGAACACAACGGAGAACTGTCCCATCAGCACGGGACGGATCGTGTCAGTCGCATAACTGATGAAACAAAACAGAACTCCCTGGATTTTGCGCTCTGGAAACTCGGGGAGTTTGGGGAATATACCTGGGATTCTCCATGGGGACGGGGTCGACCTGGATGGCATATCGAGGATACGGCGATATCTGAAAAATACTTCGGGCAGCAGTATGATATCCACGGTGGAGGACTGGATCTAATTTTCCCCCATCACGAAGCAGAGATTGCGCAGATGGAATCGCTGGAAGGAAAGCATCCGATGGTCAGGTACTGGCTGCATACGGGATTTCTCACTGTGAAGGGCGAGAAGATGTCCAAATCTCTTGGGAACTTCATCACCATCCGGGATGCGCTCAAGACCTGGAATAAGGATGTATTGAGGTACTTCATCCTGCTCTCACATTACAGTTCTCCGCTCCAGGCGACTGATGAGGGACTTGATAATGCGGCACGGGCGCTCGAACATATCCGGGCAGTGGCACAGAAAGATACCGGGGAGAATCCAGAAGGAAGGAAAGCGTTTACCGACGCCATGGAGTCGGATCTCAATACGCCGAATGCATTAGCAGCAATCCAGACCCTTGCCGCCAGCGGGGATATTCTGGCATTAAAAGAGTTTGGCGAGATCCTCGGGATAAATTTCCTCCGGGAGACCAGCGCACCGTTAAGTATCCTTCAGGAGATCAGGGCTGAACTGCGTGCGAACAAACAGTTTGCGGTTGCAGACATGATCCGCGAACGTATGGTTGCCGCCGGGATCACCATAACCGATGCGCCCCTCTGA
- a CDS encoding pyridoxal phosphate-dependent aminotransferase, translating to MSLKMPGIPQSSRKETPTRFFSTHPSRADHFTESVIREMTRLSIKHHAINLAQGFPDFPCPVELKTAACSAINDDYNQYAITWGEQNLREALATRVKDYNGMTFDPETEITVTCGSTEAMMTSMLALIQPGDEVIVPEPFYENYGPDAQISGAVPQYVQFKDDLSIDEEVWKSAFTKKTRAIILNSPNNPTGKVLSREELSFIADLCIDHDVIAITDEIYEHILYDGRKHVSIGSLDGMRDRTITIGSFSKTYSVTGWRVGYALAGREITERLRKIHDFLTVGAPAPLQHACIAALWLPESYYHDLAQEYDRKRRILFDGLRNAGFTCRLPEGAYYIFADISDFSMTDTELAHHLVEKGGVAAVPGSSFYHEGGETKLRFTFSKKDETLTEACRRLEALDI from the coding sequence ATGAGTCTCAAAATGCCTGGAATTCCTCAATCGTCACGGAAAGAGACCCCGACGCGTTTTTTCTCCACTCATCCCTCCCGGGCGGATCATTTCACCGAATCAGTCATCCGGGAGATGACCCGGCTCTCCATAAAACACCATGCGATCAACCTTGCTCAGGGCTTTCCTGATTTTCCCTGCCCTGTTGAACTGAAGACTGCGGCTTGTTCGGCGATCAACGATGACTACAATCAGTATGCGATTACATGGGGAGAGCAGAACCTCCGCGAAGCGCTGGCGACCCGGGTGAAAGACTACAACGGCATGACCTTCGACCCGGAGACAGAGATCACGGTCACCTGCGGCTCGACAGAAGCCATGATGACATCGATGCTCGCCCTCATCCAGCCCGGAGACGAAGTGATCGTCCCGGAGCCGTTCTACGAGAATTATGGACCCGACGCACAGATCTCCGGCGCGGTTCCGCAGTACGTCCAATTCAAAGATGATCTCTCAATCGACGAAGAGGTATGGAAATCCGCGTTCACGAAAAAAACCCGGGCCATCATCTTAAACTCCCCCAACAACCCGACCGGCAAGGTCCTCTCCAGAGAGGAACTGTCATTCATCGCTGACCTCTGTATCGACCATGATGTGATCGCAATCACAGACGAGATATACGAACATATCCTGTATGACGGCAGAAAACATGTCTCAATCGGATCTTTGGACGGTATGCGAGACCGAACCATCACGATCGGGAGTTTCTCCAAGACGTACAGTGTCACTGGATGGCGTGTCGGGTATGCACTGGCAGGCAGGGAGATCACCGAACGCCTCCGCAAGATTCACGATTTCCTGACGGTGGGTGCGCCGGCTCCCCTCCAGCACGCCTGTATCGCAGCGCTCTGGTTGCCGGAATCCTACTACCATGACCTGGCACAGGAATATGATCGAAAGCGGCGGATTCTCTTTGATGGGCTCAGAAACGCTGGATTCACCTGCCGGCTGCCTGAAGGTGCATACTATATCTTCGCGGATATATCCGATTTTAGCATGACCGATACAGAGCTGGCCCATCATCTCGTGGAAAAAGGTGGGGTTGCAGCGGTTCCGGGAAGCTCCTTCTACCATGAGGGAGGAGAGACAAAACTCAGGTTCACCTTCTCAAAAAAAGACGAGACCCTGACCGAGGCCTGCCGGCGCCTTGAAGCATTGGATATCTGA
- a CDS encoding helix-turn-helix domain-containing protein → MLSKRIFETDFTAALNEELAKKNMTVRELADLTGIPVSTLYKISLGERDPRLSTIKKIVAVLEPVRNRFIAIIAAKFLLDNLAIHEFDLQGKKIGIRGYSANSLEDCIIAAVHAEKEGASGIICAPVLASIVEKIVDIPVGMLRPEQSVVSEAIKTVVKRVE, encoded by the coding sequence ATGCTCTCAAAGAGAATTTTCGAGACCGATTTCACCGCTGCGCTGAATGAGGAACTGGCGAAAAAAAATATGACGGTACGGGAACTCGCGGATCTCACGGGCATTCCTGTTTCCACGCTCTATAAAATTTCCCTGGGTGAACGCGATCCCCGCCTATCGACGATCAAGAAGATCGTCGCGGTCCTGGAGCCGGTACGGAACCGGTTCATTGCGATCATCGCTGCAAAATTTCTGCTCGATAACCTTGCGATACATGAGTTTGATCTCCAGGGAAAGAAGATCGGGATACGGGGATATTCAGCCAATTCACTTGAGGATTGTATTATTGCCGCAGTTCACGCAGAAAAAGAAGGGGCTTCCGGTATTATCTGTGCACCTGTCCTCGCATCGATCGTCGAGAAGATTGTGGATATTCCGGTCGGGATGCTCCGCCCCGAGCAGTCCGTGGTCAGTGAAGCGATTAAGACAGTAGTGAAACGGGTCGAGTGA